TGAAGACGATGCAGGGGGCGGCTTTCTTGGCCTGCTCGAAGAGGTCGCGAACACGGGCGGCACCGACGCCGACGAACATTTCGACGAAGTCTGAGCCGCTGATGCTGAAGAAGGGGACGCGGGCTTCACCTGCGACGGCTTTGGCGAGCAACGTCTTGCCGCTTCCGGGAGGGCCGACCAACAAAATGCCGTGGGGGATGCGTGCTCCGAGGGCGTGGAAGCGCTCAGGGTTCCTTAAAAACTCAACGACTTCCTGGAGTTCGTATTTGGCTTCTTCGCAGCCTGCGACGTCACTGAAGGTCAGTTTGATTGAGCCTTCGGTTAAGACATGCGCTCTCGATTTGCTGAACTGGGTCACGCCCGCGTCCGAGTTGGCCCGCACGCTGCGGTTCATCCAGAGGATCAGCAGAATGAACACACCCACGGAAGTCAGGGGCAGGATCAAATTCCACCAGTTGAAGTTGCTGATGGGCTGGATGTTGATGTTGACCCCGTATTTCTGCAGGGAGCTGGTGCTGAGCAGGGGATCGTTGTTCAGGGTGCGAACAGTGATCAGGGTCTTGCCATCTTTGAGGGTGGCCTGCGCCTCAGTGGTGGCACCTTCTGGAACCAGGGTCACCGACTGAACCTGCTGGCTTTGCAGTTGCTTCTGGAATTCGCCGATGCTGACTGCGGTGCTCGGGGTGTTGCGGACCGCCACGCTGATCATGATGGCCAGGATGGCCACCACCAGAAACACCCACCAATAATTGAGTCCCCTGAGGTTCATACCCTATTTTAGCCACGTTTTCCTTACAAACGTATGAACCGCTGTCACAAAGAAATCTTAATCATCACATTTTTGTTACATTTCCTGAGTGTATAACACTCAAGTCTATTGACAAAGCTTACATTCATGGTTATGATGATCATTGTAACAAGCCTGTTTATGGCTTGCTGGAAGAAAAAACACCAAAGCACTGTAAAGGAGCTTGAACATGCCTAGAGCAGTAGGAATCGACCTGGGAACCACCAACTCTGTCATCTCCGTCATGGAAGGTGGCAAACCCGAAGTCATCGTCAACGCAGAAGGCGCACGCACCACCCCCTCTGTGGTGGCCTACAAAGGCGAAGACCGTCTGGTCGGCCAGATTGCCAAACGCCAGGCTGCCCTCAACCCCCACGCCACCCTCTTTGAAGTCAAACGCTTCATTGGTCGCCGCTGGGACGAAGTCAAAGAAGAAGCCAAACGCAGCCCCTTCAAGGTCAAAGAAGGCCCCGGCGGCTCCGTCAGAATTGAAGTGAACGGCAAAGACCTCGCCCCCGAGCAGGTCTCTGCAGAAGTGCTGCGCAAACTGGTGGACGATGCCAGCGCCAAAGTCGGCACCAAAATCAAAGACGTGGTCATCACCGTGCCCGCCTACTTTGACAACAGCCAGCGTGAAGCCACCCGCCAGGCCGGAGAAATCGCTGGTCTGAACGTGCTGCGCGTGATCAACGAGCCCACCGCCGCTGCCCTGGCCTACGGTCTGGAGAAAAAAGGCAACGAAACCGTGCTGGTCTTCGACCTTGGGGGCGGAACCTTCGACGTGACCATCCTGGAACTCGGTGATGGCGTCTTCGAAGTGAAATCCACCCACGGAGACACCCACCTGGGCGGTGCTGACTTTGACCACGCCATTGTGAACTGGCTGGTGGCCGAATTCAAAAAAGAGCACAGCTTCGACCTCACCAAAGACCCCCAGGCCCTGCAGCGCCTGATCGAAAGCGCTGAAAAAGCCAAGATCGAGCTGTCCAGCGCCACCGAAACCACCCTGTCTTTGCCCTTCATCACCTTTGACCCCGAGACCCGCACTCCCCTGCACCTTGAGCGCACCCTGTCCCGTGGCAAGTTTGAAGAACTGACCGCTGACCTGCTGCGCCGCGTCAAAGACCCTGTGACCAAGGCCCTCAATGACGCCAAGCTGAGCGCCAGCGACATCAACGAAGTGATTCTGGTTGGGGGTTCCACCCGCATCCCCGCCGTGAAGCGCATCGTGCGTGACCTGATGGGCAAAGAGCCCAACGAGAGCGTCAACCCTGACGAGGCCGTTGCTCTGGGTGCTGCCGTTCAGGCCGGGATCATCACCGGTGACTCTGCCCTCGGCGACATCGTGCTGGTGGACGTGACCCCCCTCACCCTGGGTGTGGAAGTCAAAGGTGGCATGATTGCCCCCCTGATCACCCGCAACACCACCGTGCCCGCCAAGAAAACCGAAATCTTCACCACCGCTGAAAACAACCAGCCTGGTGTGGAAATCAACGTGCTGCAAGGTGAGCGCCCCATGGCTGCCGACAACAAATCCCTGGGCCGCTTCAAACTGGAAGGCATTCCTCCCATGCGTGCCGGACAGGCCCAGATCGAAGTGACCTTCGACATCGACGCCAACGGCATCCTGCACGTGACCGCAAAAGAGAAATCCAGCGGCAAAGAATCCAGCATCCGCATCGAGAACACCACCACCCTGGACAAAGGCGAAGTGGACCGCATGGTGCGCGAAGCCGAACAGAACGCCAACGCCGACAAGCAGCGCAAAGAGCGCACCGAGAAGAAAAACACCCTGGACAGCGTGCGCATCCAGGTGCTCGGGGCCATCGAAGACAACGCTGGCGCTCCCCAGGACCTCAAAGACAAAGCCAGAGGCATTGCCGAGGAAGCTGAACAGGCCATCCGGGATGATGCTGACAACAGCAAACTGGACGACATCAAATCCCGTCTGGAAGCCGTCCATCAGGAACTCCATGCCGCCGGACAGGGCGCACAGGGTCAGGATGCCCAGGGTGCACAGCAAGGTGCCCAGAAGCCCGACGAAGACGTGATCGACGCCGACTTCAAACCCGCAGACTGATTCATCCCCTCCCTCTCGTTGAACCCCAGCTCAACCTGTTCCATAAAGGACAGCGTTCTGCATCTCCCCGGGGTTTAATGGGGGGGACTTTTTTGCAAGGAGCCTCCCATGAGCGAAGAAAACCTGAAAGACCAGCACCTGACCGAAGACCAGGTGGATGAAGAAAACACCGAAGAGGACACCAGCGGCTTTGATCCCGAGGGCTTTGACCCCAACATGATGGCTGGTGTGCAGGAAATGATGGCCAAACTCCAGCGCGCAGATGAACTCGAAAAAGAAATAGGTGATCTGAAAGGCAAATACGCCCGCCTGCTCGCCGACTTCGAGAACTACCGCCGCCGCACCAACCAGGATGTGCTGGACGCCCAGAGCGCAGGAGTGGGCAAGGCTGCTGAAGCCCTCTTTCCCATCCACGACGATCTGGACCGTGCCCTGCAAGCTGCCCAGCAGAACCCCGAGAGTGTTCTGGGAGGCATCCAGGGTGTGTACAACAACCTGATCCGCGCCTTCGAGAAACTGGGTCTGGAGCAGACCGGGAAAGAAGGGGAGCAGTTTGACCCCAACTTTCACGAAGCCCTGACCGTGGTCCCTGGCGAACAGGACGATGTGATCGTGCAGGTGTACCAGAGCGGCTTCCGCATTGGCAGCAAACTGATCCGTCCAGCCCGTGTGGTGGTCAGCAAGAAGTAAGTTTACAGCAAGTTTACAGTTCACAGGCTACAGTTCACAGTTTTGACCCTTACTTTTGCTGTCTTGACTGTCCACTGTAAACTGTGAACTTTTTGCTTCGCAGCAGGAGGTGAATGATGGCATATAAGGACTACTACGACATCCTGGGGGTGAGCAAATCCGCCTCCGAAGATGACATCAAATCGGCGTACCGCAAGCTGGCCAAAAAATACCATCCAGACAAAAACAAGGATGATCCCAGCGCTGCAGACAGATTCAAGGAGATTGGAGAAGCCTACGCGGTCCTCTCCGATGCCGAGAAGAAAAAATATTATGACCAGTTCGGCTCCACCGGGCAGGTTCCCCCAGGAGGCTATCCCGGAGGCGGCTTCAATCCTCAGGATTTCCAGGGCGGCGGAGCGGCAGGTTTTGACCCCAGCCAGTTCAGCGACTTCTTCCAGCAACTGTTTGGAATGGGTGGGGCCAGAGGAAGAGGACCCTCTCCTTTTGGGGACATGTTTGGCAGCGGGTTCCAGGGCCAACCCCAGGCCCAGAACCTGCAGGCCAGCCTGAACATCACCTTTCAGGAAGCCTACTCTGGCGGACCCAAAACCATTCAGGTGGATGGGAAGCGTCTGGAAATCAACATTCCGCCTTATACCAGGCACCACCAGAAACTGCGCCTGAGGGGGCAAGCACCCGGAGGCGGGGACATCATCCTGCGTCTGGATGTCAACCCCGATTCCACCTTCACCCTGGACGAAAACGACGTGCGGGTCTCTGTGGCCGTTCCAGTGACCGTGGCTGTTCTGGGCGGTAAGTGGAAAGTCCCAACCCTGAAAGGCAACGTGGAACTGACCATCCCTGCAGGCACCAGCAGCGGCAAAACCCTGCGCCTGCGCGGTCTGGGCTGGAAGCACAAGGAGTACACCGGAGACCAGCTGGTCACAGTGCAGATCCAGGTGCCCAGAACCCTGACGGATCAGGAACGGGAATTGTACCAGCAGCTGGATGATTTGCGCATGCAGTAAGCCGAGAGCCGAGGGCCGAGAGCATAAAAAGCAACAGCTTGAGCTGCGTGTCCAACCACAATGCTGAAACAAAAGCTTTCTTTAGCCCTCGGCGCTGCGCTCTCGGCCCTCAGCCTTTATGAACCCCCCTTAACATAGACACCCCCCTGGGTTTTCATACTTGCGAAAGGTCAAGCCTGATACACTACCCCCTTGATGAGGGCTGGCCTGATTTTCCTTTCGCTTTCTTTGCTGGCAACGGCCCAGGCGGGCAAATTCAATCCGGTGGGGGCGGGTGCCCTGATGCGGCTTCCCCACACCGAGGGGGATGCCTACCTGTGGGTGCCGCACAGTTGCAAACACAAAGCCTGCAGCCTGATGGTGGTGTCCCATTCCAGGGGCAACACCTCCGAGGCGACCCTGCAGAAACCGCACCTGATGCAGTTCTTCAAGACTTTTGTGGACGATGGCATTGCGGTTTTGATCAGCAATGACGCTGGACCCAACACCTGGGGCAACGAGAAGGCCCTGCTGTACCTGAAAAGCATCTGGGAGGAAGCCCGCAGCAGCTTCCATTTCAATGGGAAGACTTTCGCTCTGGGTTACAGCATGGGTGGATTGCCTGCCAGTTTGAGTGTGCAAAAAACCCTCTATCCGGTCAGTGCCCTGGTTTTGATCGATGCCCGTGTGGACATGCTGGCCGCTTACCAGGGCTCAGATGCCAGTCGGGTGCAGGAAATCCAGGTGGCTTACCAGCACGATCCGGCTGCAACTGAAAATCCCCTGCTGCACGACCCCATGACCGAAGCTTTTGCAGGAAGTGTGCCCCTGATGGTGATTGGCAGCAAAGACGACCGCACGGTGCCCTTTGCAGACAATGGAGAGAAGTTCTTTTTGCTGCACGGGAAAAACCCCAACAGCGTGATGCTGCAACTGCCCGGAGGCCACCTGCACATGAACCGCTGGGACCCGGACACCGCCAGGGACATTCTGGGGTTTCTGAAGCACCTGAAGCCTGGGGTGGAGAAGCCAATGGAAGCGAACAAGCAGTAAAGATGGCCGAGAGCCGAGGGCCGAGAGCTAAAGACAAAAAGGGGAATTCGAAGTGTTATGGACCGCCCAAGTTCTGGGCCATAAAGCAGGCAGAAAGCTGAAGCATCATGTATTTTCTGCCTGAGCCTTCTGCCTGCTTTCTTGATCTCAAACAGGGTCCAACTGGTCTGCCCCTCTGGTTTTCGGCCCTCGGCCCTTGGCTCTCGGCTCTCGGCACCGTCGCTGCAAATTCCGTGCCGCTCATGGGCAGCAGCTCAACTGACTTGCAGGCGCCTGGTCAGCACCTTGATTTTGGCCCGCACCATGCCCAGCCTGAGGTCCTGCACAGGGATCACTTTTTGCAGGTGCTCCCAGATTTCGAGGTCTTCGGGGAAGCGGGTGGCAAATTTCCAGACCAGATCAAGGTCCTGGCTGCCCAGCACGGCACTGCGCACGCTTTCGTGCAGGTATTCCCGGTAGTCGCTGACGGCAGGGGCATCCGAGAAAGGCAAAAGTTCGCCCTGATAAAGGTCCACGGCTTCTGCAAGCCTGCCCTGCATGAGGAGGTTCTGCACGTCCAGAAAGTCGGCTTTCAGGCGCAGGGTGACGCGG
This sequence is a window from Deinococcus roseus. Protein-coding genes within it:
- a CDS encoding ATP-dependent metallopeptidase FtsH/Yme1/Tma family protein, with translation MNLRGLNYWWVFLVVAILAIMISVAVRNTPSTAVSIGEFQKQLQSQQVQSVTLVPEGATTEAQATLKDGKTLITVRTLNNDPLLSTSSLQKYGVNINIQPISNFNWWNLILPLTSVGVFILLILWMNRSVRANSDAGVTQFSKSRAHVLTEGSIKLTFSDVAGCEEAKYELQEVVEFLRNPERFHALGARIPHGILLVGPPGSGKTLLAKAVAGEARVPFFSISGSDFVEMFVGVGAARVRDLFEQAKKAAPCIVF
- the dnaK gene encoding molecular chaperone DnaK — encoded protein: MPRAVGIDLGTTNSVISVMEGGKPEVIVNAEGARTTPSVVAYKGEDRLVGQIAKRQAALNPHATLFEVKRFIGRRWDEVKEEAKRSPFKVKEGPGGSVRIEVNGKDLAPEQVSAEVLRKLVDDASAKVGTKIKDVVITVPAYFDNSQREATRQAGEIAGLNVLRVINEPTAAALAYGLEKKGNETVLVFDLGGGTFDVTILELGDGVFEVKSTHGDTHLGGADFDHAIVNWLVAEFKKEHSFDLTKDPQALQRLIESAEKAKIELSSATETTLSLPFITFDPETRTPLHLERTLSRGKFEELTADLLRRVKDPVTKALNDAKLSASDINEVILVGGSTRIPAVKRIVRDLMGKEPNESVNPDEAVALGAAVQAGIITGDSALGDIVLVDVTPLTLGVEVKGGMIAPLITRNTTVPAKKTEIFTTAENNQPGVEINVLQGERPMAADNKSLGRFKLEGIPPMRAGQAQIEVTFDIDANGILHVTAKEKSSGKESSIRIENTTTLDKGEVDRMVREAEQNANADKQRKERTEKKNTLDSVRIQVLGAIEDNAGAPQDLKDKARGIAEEAEQAIRDDADNSKLDDIKSRLEAVHQELHAAGQGAQGQDAQGAQQGAQKPDEDVIDADFKPAD
- a CDS encoding nucleotide exchange factor GrpE, giving the protein MSEENLKDQHLTEDQVDEENTEEDTSGFDPEGFDPNMMAGVQEMMAKLQRADELEKEIGDLKGKYARLLADFENYRRRTNQDVLDAQSAGVGKAAEALFPIHDDLDRALQAAQQNPESVLGGIQGVYNNLIRAFEKLGLEQTGKEGEQFDPNFHEALTVVPGEQDDVIVQVYQSGFRIGSKLIRPARVVVSKK
- a CDS encoding DnaJ C-terminal domain-containing protein, which encodes MMAYKDYYDILGVSKSASEDDIKSAYRKLAKKYHPDKNKDDPSAADRFKEIGEAYAVLSDAEKKKYYDQFGSTGQVPPGGYPGGGFNPQDFQGGGAAGFDPSQFSDFFQQLFGMGGARGRGPSPFGDMFGSGFQGQPQAQNLQASLNITFQEAYSGGPKTIQVDGKRLEINIPPYTRHHQKLRLRGQAPGGGDIILRLDVNPDSTFTLDENDVRVSVAVPVTVAVLGGKWKVPTLKGNVELTIPAGTSSGKTLRLRGLGWKHKEYTGDQLVTVQIQVPRTLTDQERELYQQLDDLRMQ
- a CDS encoding alpha/beta hydrolase family protein, which gives rise to MMRAGLIFLSLSLLATAQAGKFNPVGAGALMRLPHTEGDAYLWVPHSCKHKACSLMVVSHSRGNTSEATLQKPHLMQFFKTFVDDGIAVLISNDAGPNTWGNEKALLYLKSIWEEARSSFHFNGKTFALGYSMGGLPASLSVQKTLYPVSALVLIDARVDMLAAYQGSDASRVQEIQVAYQHDPAATENPLLHDPMTEAFAGSVPLMVIGSKDDRTVPFADNGEKFFLLHGKNPNSVMLQLPGGHLHMNRWDPDTARDILGFLKHLKPGVEKPMEANKQ